Genomic segment of Dunckerocampus dactyliophorus isolate RoL2022-P2 chromosome 13, RoL_Ddac_1.1, whole genome shotgun sequence:
GTTTAtgatgcgcgcacacacacacacacacacacacacacacgcacacgcacgcacgcacacacacacacacacacacacacaaagcagctACAGCACATGTCAGAGCTGGTCACAAATGAcatgaaaatatattaaattcATCCGAAACATCTTTTGACGGGTATGCAGCCCGTAATCATGACATAATTGCTTATTATATGATAAAATACAGTATCTTTATGAAAGTGCGTGTTATAGTTGCAATGCTTCGCACTGTTTTGGCCTCGTGGCAGCCTGGCACGGATTGTGACGTAATCAGTGGACCTTCACCCAACCCTCTCATCCATGCAGCCATCAAGCCACTGGTCACGTGGCGTCCTCTAGTGGCAATGAGCAGAACTTCTTTGAAAATGAGTAACATCGTCACTTAAGTTTATTATCTttaatttgtgactttttttaatgtaactttTTGTGAGGACAGTATGTTCACATTATAGAAGCAGAGATAATAAGACctgtcttctttctgctccctttcattctgttttgaagagtgtttgtttttatgtcatattgttttaatattgttagtttgttttcttctctcttgaatgaaataaatgtaaaaaacaaaaaaaacacgtgcTTTCCAATTTGGTTTTCTTTTAaccttttgcaaaaaaaagatttagctaaaaacaaaaaagatataattataaataataagtatatatttgtaattgtgtattttttttaatgtatatattaaaaaaataaaattactgatttgaataaagcaaaaaatatacaataaaaatatattactctatgttatatatatatatatatatatatatatatatatatatatatatatatatatatatatatatatatatatatatatatatatacatatatactgtatattatgcattaaaaataaaaaacacagcatCGCTTCTGTTCTGAATGTTAATCTTAAAtcttaaatgtttgtttattgAATGCTGTCATGTATAAGTGACTGACCGTGTTTTgtcgtcctggcgccattcgGCTGTatcgtttttgtatccttgttaaaacatattgctcctgtcgtcgtattttcctcacactgTTAGcatcttctgtttcttctattgtttacagtcactgaactctatactactggaaggggcgtccctgttgaccgcatgaagccattggtcggccatcttgtttcacccaaaaaaagcacgcacgcatacacatacatgtatcttcattcactacatttattatggttcGGTATAGAAATTAACACGAACTAACAGAAATTcaattgaaacagagtaaatttactagacccaaatctcaaaatttccctccagtttaagttttttttctacctctattgtgtgaaattacaatgcataacaactcaatttcagtgttcacaaggtatttgttatgaaaaGGATCTACGTactatcaaagttaaatgcaacgcatacctttagaagatgatcaggaaagtcaaatattgttggaactgcattttgtcgtaatctaacagtctgtccggtcctgtcgaagttctcctcggtgaaatgagtacaacagagttgcgatctggctgcaggaatccacctgtctctccgcatatttactacccattgctttagaagttgagcattgcagtgtggaaatctaaaggaaaATAAGGGgtaatttacaactacttagatgaaaagatgcttacagatttaaagtatctattttttaaactatttttattatttataagcatttaccgacctgtgaaatgtaagtcccttctcgcgattttcacgagtatcacgatttgtgcaattaacagcagcacaagacggcattTCGAATTCCTGTTAGTTctgaggctttcttgttttgggtgaaacaacatggcgacttctatacttccggtggcttcaagcctccaatgcgcagcaagcgatcggggccattccagttatagagttcagtgtTTACAGTattagcagttagcaagcagctcacacggttagcttgtttggtagccatgaccacaacaggagatggcaaggagattgattgacaatggtctacagtctatcagaacgcagaagacaatgggcggtgcagacagaagagagagaatagagagacatCCCCAtcgacgccgcatcgagcgctgagccgtacgtcaacgtcgctgccatattggatgggccaaggctgcgctgtaaatgaatacaagtaaatgtacttattttcataaagcacctttctacaaagaaatttaagttaattacTTTCATTTATAcagtcacacacgcactaatatacttgtgAAACAGTCAGGCACCGAAATCAATatgattgtttttgtacaatgtgattgtgattgtttttggtgcctacaTTCACTCATTTACagtgcagccttgacacatccaatatggcggcgacgttacGTACGGCCCAGTGCTCGATGCGGCGTCGATGTACATATATGTCTGTGACACCACCGCCTcatgctaaagcacagaactacaacttcccacaatgcaattcttcttaaagggccaagctcggcctgtaacagcttcacatgctgtaaaaaaacaacaacctacAATTGCAGTaaaaaatccgcgaaaggtgaccgcgatggagtgagggaacAATTTTACTTTATCATGTAATGACAGTGCCCCCTAGTGGTCGCACAAACCATCAGCTGTGTTACTTTGCAGCTCCAGAATTATTGACAACTCTCACAGCAGCTCAAGGTCACAGGTTTGAGTCCTGCCACAAAGAGCCTTAGAGACACTTACAACGACCCCTCCCTACCAGGATGCCCACTCTGGGGCTTCAGATAACACGTTAATGCACGTCTGCTGCAGCCAGCACATCTCAGGTGCATGAAATAGCTCTTAAGAAAGGAGGCTTAAAATAAGCCCAGAGAGCATCTTGACTGCTTTTAAAAATAAGTTCcttgcatgcacacgcacacacattacaATGCACTCTGCatttgaacacacacacgcgcacacacgtgaGGAGCattcacacttttatttttctacAAGACTCTGAAAgttgttcttgtaaatattGAAAGACTTCTACAGCAACACATTCTCATCAGTAGCATTCTTTCTTTTCAGACACAAATTGAGCACATTCGTCCACATGAAAAGTGAAAAGCACTTCAAGTGTTGGCTATGCACAAAAGACTAAATTGTCTAAATCTAATGTTTGTGTTCACACAGCAGCTGTTTTCGCTTCTTCTCTTTGACCTGCTGGCTGCCcgagttaccatggcaaccgtGAGTACACGTCATGTTCTCTTTTCGCTTGGATGGGAGACATCTGACATGGGACCagtaagacatattagactGCTTGTTTCATGATGTCGTCTTTAGCTGCAccataaataacaaatattacCAGTTAGAGCAGGCGTGTCCGAAGTGCAACACAAAGGCCATTTTCCGCCTGCGCCTCCGTTTTATCGGCCCTCTGcatactgtaaaaataaaaatcatcaatgagatatattattagatatgacactaatttgctttgtcacctataacacacaagattgttttgttcagatagctttttaataataattttcacGTTTTTATGTATAGACCCTGGCTGGAAACAGTCTGGATACACCTGAGTTAAAATGTTATAGTCAAACTATTCTTttgtaaatgtgaaataaaacatTCAGTGTAATGGAGTCTGGTTCCACAGACTGGACGCACGACTTTGCTTTTAGCGTCAAAATAGTGTGAATACACCCACCACATATTTGGTCCTGATCTGAAGAGTTTTAGACGAGTGCCCATGCACGTCAGTGAGAGCGGAGGACATTCTAGTAAAGCACAAGACACAGCGGCACCGTCTTGTATTTTAGAGCAAAATAAAAGGACTATCTTGTATTTTAGAGTAAAATAAAAGGACTGTCTTGTCCATCATGGACATATGACTTTTTAGTTATAACATGCATGTGCCATCTTTCAAATAAACCTAACATGACCTACATCCGGGGGGGGGGCAAACTTTTTACACCATGCTGACTAATCAAAAGGATGCGGgggcatttttacatttttcattttggataaataaagactaaaaatattttttttatacagtgaTACCTCTGTTTTCATCAGTTATCCATTCAAAAAGGTCAGATAAAAACCCAAACGTAACCAAAAccgatgcaatttttttcataggaaataatgtaacgCTAATTAATGCGTTACAGAGAcccaaaacattaacaaaaaatacattttatagagaatatagttagaaaacaatgcaaaaataatgaatgGCTGGAAGCAATTATTGATACGGACTTCCAAtgcatcctggcgagatcgaatccagttgtgtttctcaccttatttatCAACTTGCTGGCACGCACAACTTTCTTTAAAAGTGGTGGTTATTTAAAAGGTGGGTTATTTACTCTGTTGCACTCTCCATATAAGAGTTGCACGCAATAAAAaatgacagtgagtcagcaacgcatagggtgctttgtttgggaatCCGATTCAGTGGAACGATACACTTCAGGGCATTTGAGAATACTTTGTTATGTGCGATACTCCATAAAAACGGACGCAAAATTTTAGCAGAATTTTCCGACGAAAACTGGGGGGatggggatgggggggggggggggggggggtacaaaAAACAAGGTTTGGCTGTCTTTAAAGATAAAAGGGTTCCTGGACAGATTTGTGTCAGGTGTACTCATGTGAGTGACTCGCTCTGGCGACTAACAGGGAAAAAGGAAGGGACATCatttatttaaagacaaaactgtgttataggtgacaaagtacactcctgatcaaaactttaaagaacagttgaaaaattgcaagactttacattttgcactgttggatcttaaggttaaagtaagtagagcttcaaaatgcaaaaagaagaaattggagtgtgaaaaaaaaaaattcagtcagCAATTTaaccattaaattgaaatagtcTGTGTAacagctgatgaaaagtttgaagaacataacaaaaaaaaaagacacactgtaaaatacaatttttattttttaaaaggactGAGTATGAGAATGAGTATCTGCACCATTTGATGCCAGTTTCCAGAAGGCCAATCCAGGTGAACGTGGCTTCACGGCAGGCATCTACTGAAtgcaactgatgtccatttttgtaaacttcccttgccatccatccccaaatgttctcagttggatttcgATCAGAGTGAAGTTATTCCTCTGTCAGGCGGGCAATGGTAACTGCAGCTTTGTCCTGGTGAAAaatccagtcattaccacacagacaagggccgtcagtaatgagggatgccccctgcgagATCTCCACATAgtcatctgccgtttgacgcccctgcacaacctgaagcgccattgttccattgacgGAAAACGCACCCCCGATTACGATGGTGCCCCCTccgctgtgccgtgtggaaaaaatctcaggtgggatctccttgtcatgccagtaatgttggacgccatcaggactgtcaaggttacattttttctcatcagagaataaaactttcttccacctttccatgtcccatgtttggagctcttgtgcaaattccaaatggacagttttgtggcgttgaaggagatgaaGACATGTTTTGTTCTCTTGCAGATGCCTTCTGAAGGTTATTgcactgcacttggcaccagtaacaaccatCATTTGAGCCGGGGATCGTCTTGACAGTCAATCggctcctccggctcagggcttgtgacattttttgggatctactatgtcacttttttgttccataaccctcaggatcttttaagtttaaaatgactgtcttactgcgtccaacctcagcagtaatggcacactgcgagaggtgctgcttatgcagctcagcaatcccaccacgttcaaagagagaaagctatTTTGCCTTTGCCGTCAAGAGataatgacagtgtgaatacctgacagaaaattacaatgaatccacattttttaaaaaggctgtGGCCTATATCAGTTTCATGGTTGttggcaataaattgcttactattttttttgtctcactcccatttctttttgcattgtgaagctctacttagaacctccttaagatccaacagtgcaaaaaatgtaaattcttgcaatttttcaactggtcttaaaattttgatcaggagtgtatttaattagtattaatattatcttgtttgtttttcccaCCTTGGCTATAATTCTTTTCCCATAATGCTactggccaattaaaaaaaacaaaacaagcagcgggctgcactttggacaccactgactcacattaaagctaaaaaaaaaaagctcatttaATCTCTGACCTCCTACAAACACTACTGTAACAAAAGCTACTGTTACAGAGCCTTACTTACATCACATTTAAGTCTGTCAATCTCAAAACAAATACTAATTAACTTAAATATGCTAAATATGAAAGATAATAAGGTGGTGAGAACACATTCCTGTCATCATTGAATTGTAAGGTGGCAATGCTTCACCTTCAATACTTGACACTTGCTCAGCTCTAATAACATGATATATGGTCTGAAGTGTTGGGACATGAGAGGTTGGGCTAGAgtcagtgcacaaagcaaggtcgaTAAAGGTATGCTTGGAGGAGTTTGCTGTGGACATACATCACCGATCGAAAAAAGTTCCCACATGGACACAGTTTTCCTGGAGAGCGGAAGCCTCTCTAGCTGCAGATACTCACTTCCCGTGGCTGTCCCAAAACCCTTGTACATGCAGTCTGTTTAACAAGTATATTTTTACGTCCCGGCCTACATGATACTCACTTATAGGACACCAAGTCCAGGTTGGACACTGCAGTGTAAATCAATACAGACTAAAGAGGACACATTAGTGCAAGTTTGTTGTGCTCTTCATGACACTCTGTGTTTGAGGACGGCGGTGATCAGAGGGTGCAGGTGTCTGGTCACATGATACAAGGCGGTTTGGGAAGCGTGAACATGAAGGCACAGAGATTCTACAAGGTTCCGCTGGCTACCATCTTCCTGCTTTATTTTTCAGCCTCGTGGACGTCAGTCGTCATCCTCATCTACAAACagcctcttcatcctcctccattTGTCTCTGACTTCCTTTTATAGCCCAGCACGACATCACAAACGcttcaaacaggaagtagacgTCTCTGAGCTCGCCCCCCAGCTGCCGCACATCTACGCCCTGAGCTCATGCTTCTGGTTGTGGTTCACTCTACATGCCAGAACTCCATCATTCCCTTAAAGCACACAGCTCTGCTCTGTAGCCAAGCTCTCAAAGTCAAGGTGGGTTGCCTTCATGGTGTCTACATTGTTGAGGTTTAAACAGCAGGCGTCTACAGTCACACTACaacacaatgacacacacacacacactgacagtcTACAAAAAGCACTAAAGTGTTTCAAAGTAGTTTTTAGCAGGCTGCACAAGGAGAAGGAAAGTGGTGCTGCAGTGCATTCTGGTTTGAAGTCCATATTTACAGCCCATGTCATTGCTGCAGTGAAGTCCCATCATTGGTTAGCGAGGGTCAGTACTCCCACTCGTCCGTCTTCATGTCCAAATAGTTGAGAATGTTCTGGGCGAACTTCACCGCCTGCTTGCGCGCCACCTTGGTTCCCTCGTCGCCCTGCGGGTCCACGGCATCCAACGTCAGCAGCTGCTTGGTGAGCAGCTCCTCCAACATCATGTAGCTCTTGTCAGCGCGCTTGCCATCAAAGCCCAGCACCTGAGCCTGGAGGTCCGACAGGCTGCCCAGGACCAGCCACACAGCCCGGTGAGACGGGTGCTCACTGGGGCCCGGCTGGCGGCACACAAGGGCCTCGCGGAGGTCCAGGAAGGTGATTATGGCCTGGACCTCCACCACAGCGCGGCGGCGGGCCTCGCGGATACACGGGTTCTTGGCCGTGTCCACCTGGTCCAGGTGCGTGAGGAGGCTCTGCAGCTCAGCTTTGGGCCGGAAGCCCAGCTCGCCCATCATGCAGTGACGCAGGACGCCCTCACGCAGGTGCGACACGTGAGCGCGCACAGCCTCAATCTCACGAATGGAGTTGTTCTGAGCCAAGTCGTacctacacacacaaaaatggcacTAGCTAAGTTTCCTAACCAATTAGTCTACGTCCATGGCTAGCGTCTTACCTGCGAGTGTCTTCTCCCTCCCCCTCCAGGTCCAAATGCTTCAGCAGACCATTGATCTCCTCCACCACTTGTTTGCGATAGTTCCTGATGGCAGCGTTCCCGGACACGTCTAGAGCGTCCAGCTCCACCTGCATCTCCATCAGAAGCCGTGAGAGGTGAGCGCAGCTGTCCCTGCCGCTCAGACCCATCAGCAGGGCCACAAGCTGGCTGCGCGCCACGCTCACCTTCGCCATCACCTGGTTGATGCAGTGCACAGCAGTGTGGGTTTCGCCCGAGAGCGGCAGCGAGAGGGTCTGCTGCTGCGTGCGGCCCTCCATCACGTCTTGCACGGCGCACAGCCGCGTCAACGCCCGGTAGCGGGCCTTCCGCAGAGGTACCCTTCCCTCTGTCTTCACCTGTGTG
This window contains:
- the bag5 gene encoding BAG family molecular chaperone regulator 5 isoform X3 gives rise to the protein MDNGGTQQQQQPMEQQYPPQHPAMIRLYEVHKEVTSLGPQVCTFSGLQDDRDYKRLERDLTRLLLEVDQVDTEGKVELQGARKRAAQEVEGLLRYLEENATHPSRLAIEELSNEARRLMDQRVVAPQRSGGVAEIDDELVELLQQLVLRLTQVKTEGRVPLRKARYRALTRLCAVQDVMEGRTQQQTLSLPLSGETHTAVHCINQVMAKVSVARSQLVALLMGLSGRDSCAHLSRLLMEMQVELDALDVSGNAAIRNYRKQVVEEINGLLKHLDLEGEGEDTRRYDLAQNNSIREIEAVRAHVSHLREGVLRHCMMGELGFRPKAELQSLLTHLDQVDTAKNPCIREARRRAVVEVQAIITFLDLREALVCRQPGPSEHPSHRAVWLVLGSLSDLQAQVLGFDGKRADKSYMMLEELLTKQLLTLDAVDPQGDEGTKVARKQAVKFAQNILNYLDMKTDEWEY
- the bag5 gene encoding BAG family molecular chaperone regulator 5 isoform X2 — encoded protein: MAVRWLCSLFGKPFDGGKRMDNGGTQQQQQPMEQQYPPQHPAMIRLYEVHKEVTSLGPQVCTFSGLQDDRDYKRLERDLTRLLLEVDQVDTEGKVELQGARKRAAQEVEGLLRYLEENATHPSRLAIEELSNEARRLMDQRVVAPQRSGGVAEIDDELVELLQQLVLRLTQVKTEGRVPLRKARYRALTRLCAVQDVMEGRTQQQTLSLPLSGETHTAVHCINQVMAKVSVARSQLVALLMGLSGRDSCAHLSRLLMEMQVELDALDVSGNAAIRNYRKQVVEEINGLLKHLDLEGEGEDTRRYDLAQNNSIREIEAVRAHVSHLREGVLRHCMMGELGFRPKAELQSLLTHLDQVDTAKNPCIREARRRAVVEVQAIITFLDLREALVCRQPGPSEHPSHRAVWLVLGSLSDLQAQVLGFDGKRADKSYMMLEELLTKQLLTLDAVDPQGDEGTKVARKQAVKFAQNILNYLDMKTDEWEY
- the bag5 gene encoding BAG family molecular chaperone regulator 5 isoform X1, which codes for MCANVFGVLKSLFGKPFDGGKRMDNGGTQQQQQPMEQQYPPQHPAMIRLYEVHKEVTSLGPQVCTFSGLQDDRDYKRLERDLTRLLLEVDQVDTEGKVELQGARKRAAQEVEGLLRYLEENATHPSRLAIEELSNEARRLMDQRVVAPQRSGGVAEIDDELVELLQQLVLRLTQVKTEGRVPLRKARYRALTRLCAVQDVMEGRTQQQTLSLPLSGETHTAVHCINQVMAKVSVARSQLVALLMGLSGRDSCAHLSRLLMEMQVELDALDVSGNAAIRNYRKQVVEEINGLLKHLDLEGEGEDTRRYDLAQNNSIREIEAVRAHVSHLREGVLRHCMMGELGFRPKAELQSLLTHLDQVDTAKNPCIREARRRAVVEVQAIITFLDLREALVCRQPGPSEHPSHRAVWLVLGSLSDLQAQVLGFDGKRADKSYMMLEELLTKQLLTLDAVDPQGDEGTKVARKQAVKFAQNILNYLDMKTDEWEY